One window from the genome of Leptospira ryugenii encodes:
- the gltX gene encoding glutamate--tRNA ligase, which translates to MKEVRTRFAPSPSGFLHVGGARTALFNYLYAKATGGKFLLRVEDTDRDRSTEASFQIILESLKWLGMDWDEGPGVGGPNGPYTQSERLPIYQEHTDRLIKENKAYRCFCTPEELENKKKQAESMGIPYLYDGKCSNLSEAEIQEKLSAKQAYTVRFRIPNKIVIVDDIIQGKVKFESKLIGDFIIVKSDGFPSYNYAVVIDDALMSITHVIRGVGHLSNTPRQILIGEAFGFPIPQFAHVSEIVGADGKKLSKRAGATSVLAFRDLGYLPETMRNYMALLGWTSPDGREFLPDEELCKLFDIARCSKSPATFDVFKKLKEEEKESVDFNKLDANGLAEYLNPKSKLNWMSNKLIRDIPIARLGKEMVPFLQESKIPNEYKSGEHPKLLEILDKVRVYLDRLLQAPPYIEEFFLEDIQFENEEAKNLVLEGNGKLVAKGFYEVIKNANAVSADDFSAAFKTVGEKTGEKGKTLFMPIRSITTGKSHGLELPILFSLLGKEQLVKRMDKLATQLQIDL; encoded by the coding sequence ATGAAAGAGGTGCGCACTCGATTTGCCCCTTCCCCTTCCGGTTTTTTACATGTTGGTGGAGCAAGAACTGCTCTCTTCAACTATTTGTACGCAAAGGCTACGGGGGGAAAGTTTTTACTCCGCGTTGAAGATACGGATCGGGATCGATCAACAGAAGCTTCGTTCCAAATTATATTAGAATCCTTAAAATGGTTAGGCATGGATTGGGATGAGGGACCAGGAGTGGGTGGACCGAATGGCCCCTACACACAATCCGAAAGACTTCCGATCTACCAAGAACACACTGATCGTTTGATCAAAGAAAACAAAGCCTACCGTTGCTTTTGTACACCGGAAGAATTGGAAAACAAAAAGAAACAGGCTGAGTCTATGGGGATTCCTTATCTCTACGATGGGAAATGTAGCAACCTCTCTGAAGCAGAAATCCAAGAAAAGTTAAGTGCAAAACAAGCCTATACTGTTCGATTCCGAATCCCAAATAAAATTGTCATCGTTGATGACATCATCCAAGGCAAAGTCAAATTCGAATCCAAATTGATAGGTGACTTCATCATCGTAAAATCCGATGGTTTTCCATCATATAACTATGCGGTTGTGATTGATGATGCTCTCATGAGCATTACACATGTGATCCGAGGAGTGGGACATCTCTCCAATACCCCAAGGCAAATTCTCATTGGCGAAGCCTTCGGTTTTCCGATACCACAGTTCGCACACGTTAGTGAAATCGTCGGTGCCGATGGGAAAAAACTCTCAAAACGGGCAGGCGCAACTTCCGTTCTTGCATTCAGAGACTTGGGTTACCTTCCGGAGACTATGCGAAACTATATGGCACTTCTCGGATGGACATCGCCTGATGGAAGAGAGTTTTTGCCTGATGAGGAGCTTTGTAAACTCTTTGATATTGCTCGCTGTTCTAAATCACCAGCCACCTTTGATGTTTTCAAAAAGTTAAAAGAAGAAGAAAAAGAGTCTGTCGACTTCAATAAGTTAGATGCAAATGGATTAGCTGAATACCTCAATCCAAAATCTAAACTCAATTGGATGTCCAATAAATTGATACGTGACATACCTATTGCTCGACTCGGAAAAGAAATGGTTCCTTTCTTACAAGAATCTAAAATTCCCAATGAGTATAAATCTGGCGAACATCCAAAACTATTGGAAATTTTGGATAAGGTACGTGTATATCTGGACAGATTGTTACAAGCACCACCTTACATTGAAGAATTCTTTTTGGAAGATATCCAATTTGAGAATGAGGAAGCCAAAAACCTTGTCTTGGAAGGAAACGGAAAGCTCGTAGCCAAAGGTTTTTACGAAGTTATCAAGAATGCCAATGCGGTGTCAGCTGATGATTTTTCTGCGGCCTTCAAAACCGTGGGGGAAAAGACAGGCGAAAAAGGAAAAACTCTCTTTATGCCCATCCGCTCTATAACCACCGGAAAGTCCCATGGATTGGAATTACCCATTTTGTTTTCTCTCTTAGGGAAGGAACAATTGGTAAAGAGAATGGATAAACTTGCAACACAGTTGCAAATAGACCTCTAA
- a CDS encoding ATP-binding protein, with protein MGIIEDTSLLLTPSQGSYAMFLPPDMASVKLFRRELRKTLRDNQFNDNNIMQIELAADEALTNSIAANVCNDCDETIICRWRIVGSKFTLYVLDYGSGLRNDEPMQDNDPELLRTNNALCFTNFIENIRTYQNKRPKALPYNGTDQKHKNVGKGLKIINAMMDSVKVMFHGEGVVGEVPQGFKVMGSILALEYDRTKHL; from the coding sequence ATGGGAATCATCGAAGACACGAGCCTACTTTTGACTCCTTCGCAAGGCTCCTATGCTATGTTCCTCCCTCCCGATATGGCTTCTGTGAAGCTCTTCCGCCGAGAACTCCGCAAGACTCTCAGAGACAACCAATTCAATGACAACAACATCATGCAAATTGAACTTGCTGCCGATGAAGCACTTACCAATTCCATTGCAGCCAATGTTTGCAATGACTGTGATGAAACCATTATTTGTCGCTGGCGCATCGTAGGCTCCAAATTCACTCTTTATGTTTTGGATTATGGCTCCGGTCTACGAAACGATGAGCCTATGCAGGACAACGACCCAGAATTACTCCGTACCAATAACGCCCTTTGTTTTACAAACTTCATAGAAAACATACGCACCTACCAAAACAAAAGACCCAAGGCTCTTCCCTACAATGGAACAGACCAAAAACATAAGAATGTGGGAAAAGGCTTGAAAATAATCAATGCCATGATGGACTCCGTTAAAGTAATGTTTCACGGAGAAGGTGTGGTGGGAGAAGTACCCCAAGGCTTTAAAGTCATGGGTTCAATACTTGCTCTTGAATACGATCGCACCAAACATCTATAA
- a CDS encoding glycosyltransferase, whose product MILHVNTSREWRGGEQQLYYLSSGLKSAEIPQLVVGIPNSPLEERCQQDGIPFYGLEMRGEWDFKAAKQIRNLCKSQEAKLIHAHTGHAHTLSLLAKRNHLKIPLIVSRRVDFKPATNFFSRWKYKHKAIDYFLPVSMKIRSIMAEAGISPEKLITVYSGIDTKRFHKLPSADALREEFGISKKTSVIGNIAALVDHKDQETLIRAISLVKTDIPFKVIIVGEGKLEKRLKSLSSELGLNEKVIFTGYRTEIPEFLSLFDIFTLTSKEEGLGTSVLDAMASGLPVVATRGGGIAEMLTEGKGALLSDVGDVEHLAKSYESLLQSESLRDEFGAFNKNSVKRFTYQNTVEKTKLIYFSLLGNTIHGLGQK is encoded by the coding sequence TTGATCCTACATGTAAACACCTCTCGAGAGTGGAGAGGCGGCGAACAACAGTTATACTACCTTTCTTCTGGATTAAAGTCTGCTGAGATCCCCCAACTTGTAGTCGGCATTCCCAATTCACCTCTTGAAGAAAGGTGCCAACAAGATGGAATTCCTTTCTACGGTTTGGAAATGCGGGGAGAATGGGACTTTAAAGCAGCGAAGCAAATTCGGAACCTATGTAAATCCCAAGAGGCAAAACTCATCCATGCACATACGGGACATGCGCACACTTTGTCCTTATTAGCAAAGCGAAACCACCTGAAGATTCCTTTAATTGTTTCCCGTAGAGTAGATTTTAAACCTGCGACCAACTTCTTTTCACGGTGGAAATACAAACATAAGGCGATCGATTATTTTCTACCTGTCTCCATGAAAATCAGATCAATCATGGCTGAGGCGGGCATTAGTCCTGAGAAATTAATCACCGTTTACTCTGGTATCGATACAAAACGATTTCATAAACTCCCATCGGCCGATGCATTGAGAGAAGAGTTTGGCATTTCCAAAAAAACATCGGTGATTGGTAATATTGCTGCACTCGTTGACCACAAGGACCAAGAAACACTGATTAGGGCAATCTCATTGGTAAAAACAGATATCCCTTTTAAGGTAATTATCGTTGGCGAAGGTAAACTTGAAAAAAGATTAAAATCTTTGAGTAGCGAACTTGGACTCAATGAGAAGGTAATATTTACAGGTTACCGAACAGAGATTCCAGAATTTTTATCCCTTTTCGATATCTTTACTTTAACATCAAAAGAAGAAGGATTGGGTACATCCGTACTGGATGCGATGGCAAGTGGACTGCCGGTTGTAGCTACCAGAGGCGGTGGAATTGCGGAAATGTTAACTGAGGGCAAAGGGGCGCTTCTCTCCGATGTTGGTGATGTGGAACATTTAGCAAAGTCTTATGAAAGTTTACTCCAATCCGAGTCTTTGCGTGACGAGTTTGGAGCATTTAACAAAAATTCTGTGAAACGATTTACCTACCAAAACACTGTAGAAAAAACCAAACTCATCTACTTCTCACTGCTCGGAAATACCATTCATGGGCTTGGGCAAAAATGA
- the polA gene encoding DNA polymerase I: MNRLLIIDGHALAFRAYFAFAASQLKNSLTGAPSGAVFGFWRMLFKLLQDEKVSHIAFTFDPGTRLQRNDLYEPYKAQRKPMPEDLKPQLREIYEMISQLGFPMYKMDGIEADDIIGSLCKKFKKEFDQIVILSSDKDLYQILDSNIHMLRGKKGVSEFEHIDPEWVKTNIGITKEQVPDYMGLVGDTSDNIPGVKGVGEKGASTLIQEFGNLETIYKKIDQVKNKGLVDKLIADKENAFLSRKLATIVTDLKLEIKKNDLKLPNYFEKEKVDYFKTKGYNVLHRDLAKQAGIPIEESKDAPAKKSKKKKEDTNTDEISDKADSQEIKSLSKEQNYTRIKTLDELKKLVKKLEDKKTICIDTETTSTDPMLAELLGLSFSFRANEAYYIALSHPDSIFSHTLPKWDEVRPILQPILESESIAKIGQNIKYDLLVLKNHGIDLKGISFDTMIASYILKPGERRYNMDDLALDYLNYKTISYEDLVGTGKKKQNLYDVNPDDVSNYACEDADITFQLYEILSKKIKAEDKANIYNKIEHPLLFVLAKMESQGVLVQADYFQNLSKIFDEKIKEHQKNIHFYAGREFNVNSTKELQIVLFEDLRLPAEKKTQTGFSTDHSVLESLIGTHPIIDDLLALRKFAKLKSTYSDSLPSLIHPKSGRIHTSYNQTIAATGRLSSTNPNLQNIPIKDEEGRWLRKGFIASKGFEILSLDYSQIELRIMAHFSKDKQMIDAYQKGIDIHRRTAAALYSVKEADVTSEMRNKAKIINFSVIYGVTSFGLSNQLKVSRKEAKEFIDRYFAQYTGVSRYMEEMVDFCKDKGYVETLLGRKRFLPDINSSNRMAVEQAKRIAINSPIQGTSADMIKIAMINIQKRIEEENWTSRIILQVHDELVFEVPKSEKKEFFDMAKKEMETALPLSVPITVEGKFGSNWDEAH, from the coding sequence ATGAACCGTCTTCTCATCATCGATGGCCATGCCCTCGCGTTTAGAGCATACTTTGCTTTTGCCGCCTCCCAACTAAAAAATTCATTAACGGGAGCGCCCAGTGGTGCTGTTTTTGGATTCTGGCGTATGCTCTTTAAACTGCTACAAGATGAAAAAGTATCGCATATTGCCTTCACTTTTGATCCTGGCACCAGACTCCAAAGGAATGATCTCTACGAACCGTATAAGGCGCAGAGAAAGCCAATGCCAGAGGATTTAAAGCCTCAATTAAGAGAAATTTATGAAATGATATCACAACTCGGATTTCCCATGTACAAAATGGACGGAATTGAAGCAGATGATATCATTGGATCACTTTGTAAAAAATTTAAGAAGGAATTCGATCAAATCGTTATCCTCTCTTCCGATAAAGATCTCTATCAAATTCTTGATTCCAACATACACATGTTACGCGGCAAAAAAGGTGTTTCAGAGTTTGAGCATATTGATCCGGAATGGGTAAAGACAAACATTGGCATCACCAAAGAACAGGTGCCAGATTACATGGGATTGGTTGGCGATACCTCAGATAATATACCTGGCGTAAAAGGTGTGGGAGAAAAAGGTGCTTCCACCCTAATCCAAGAATTTGGGAACCTTGAGACTATCTATAAAAAAATAGACCAAGTAAAAAACAAAGGTCTTGTAGATAAGCTTATTGCGGACAAGGAAAATGCCTTTCTCTCCAGAAAGTTAGCTACCATTGTTACCGATTTAAAACTCGAGATCAAAAAAAATGACTTAAAGTTACCAAATTATTTTGAAAAAGAAAAGGTCGATTATTTCAAAACAAAAGGTTATAACGTATTACATAGAGATTTAGCAAAGCAAGCGGGGATTCCGATCGAAGAATCAAAAGATGCACCTGCAAAAAAATCCAAAAAGAAAAAAGAAGATACCAACACAGATGAAATAAGCGACAAAGCTGATTCTCAAGAAATCAAATCACTCAGCAAAGAGCAAAACTACACAAGAATCAAAACCTTAGATGAATTAAAAAAATTAGTTAAAAAATTAGAAGATAAAAAAACGATCTGTATTGACACAGAGACAACATCTACTGATCCGATGTTAGCCGAACTTCTGGGCCTTTCTTTTTCCTTCCGAGCCAATGAAGCCTATTACATTGCACTTTCCCATCCCGATTCTATCTTTTCGCATACCTTGCCTAAGTGGGATGAAGTTAGACCTATCCTTCAACCAATTTTAGAATCCGAGTCCATAGCAAAGATTGGACAAAATATCAAATATGACCTGCTTGTTCTAAAGAACCATGGCATAGACTTAAAAGGTATCAGTTTTGATACAATGATTGCTTCTTATATCCTAAAACCGGGAGAGAGACGATACAACATGGATGATCTAGCTTTGGATTATCTAAATTATAAAACAATAAGTTATGAAGACTTAGTGGGTACGGGCAAAAAGAAGCAGAATCTGTATGATGTTAACCCGGATGATGTATCCAATTATGCCTGCGAGGATGCGGACATTACCTTTCAACTTTATGAAATCCTCTCGAAGAAAATCAAGGCCGAGGATAAAGCAAATATATATAATAAGATAGAACATCCTCTACTCTTTGTTCTAGCAAAGATGGAATCACAAGGAGTACTTGTACAAGCAGATTATTTTCAAAACTTATCCAAGATCTTCGATGAAAAGATAAAAGAACATCAGAAAAATATTCACTTCTATGCAGGAAGAGAATTCAATGTCAATTCAACCAAAGAATTACAGATTGTACTCTTCGAAGACTTGCGATTGCCAGCAGAAAAAAAGACCCAGACTGGTTTCTCTACAGATCATTCCGTACTTGAGTCTCTCATTGGCACACATCCGATCATCGATGATCTTTTAGCACTGAGAAAATTTGCAAAATTAAAATCAACCTACTCAGACTCTTTGCCAAGTTTGATCCATCCAAAATCTGGAAGGATACATACAAGCTACAACCAAACGATAGCCGCTACAGGTAGATTATCATCGACAAACCCAAATTTACAAAATATACCTATAAAAGATGAAGAAGGTAGATGGCTACGAAAGGGATTCATAGCCAGCAAAGGATTTGAAATCCTTTCTTTGGATTATAGCCAAATCGAATTGCGCATTATGGCTCATTTTTCAAAAGACAAACAAATGATAGATGCCTACCAAAAGGGCATTGACATACACCGAAGAACTGCGGCAGCTCTCTATTCGGTAAAAGAAGCGGATGTCACCTCAGAGATGAGAAACAAAGCCAAAATCATCAACTTCTCTGTGATATATGGAGTCACCTCCTTCGGACTTTCTAACCAATTGAAAGTTTCGAGAAAAGAAGCAAAGGAGTTCATTGATCGTTACTTTGCACAGTATACGGGAGTTTCTCGTTATATGGAAGAGATGGTAGATTTCTGTAAAGATAAAGGCTATGTCGAGACCTTATTAGGTAGAAAAAGGTTTCTACCAGATATCAACTCTAGCAATCGTATGGCGGTAGAACAAGCCAAACGAATCGCAATCAATTCTCCCATCCAAGGAACTTCTGCAGACATGATCAAAATTGCCATGATCAATATCCAAAAACGCATTGAAGAAGAAAACTGGACATCTAGAATTATATTACAAGTTCATGACGAGCTCGTCTTTGAAGTTCCGAAATCAGAAAAGAAAGAATTTTTTGACATGGCCAAGAAAGAGATGGAAACAGCCCTTCCACTCTCTGTGCCTATTACCGTAGAAGGTAAATTTGGATCCAACTGGGATGAGGCTCATTAA
- a CDS encoding GNAT family N-acetyltransferase: protein MKANTPIAKKERVLEVRLAENQLEIERALALRYDVFNLEMGEGLPQSSATRKDRDEYDLYCNHLIVIDKSSENKIVGTYRILTRKNAKEGVGFYSENEFDITSIYNLPDEIAEVGRSCVHPDYRDGSVISLLWQGLAEFMIKQNVRYLMGCGSIHSTDAAVASQSYAFLKAKDAIAPEEFRVFPNPDYVLKGFDSEFKIEDLKEISKNIPPLLKGYMRLGAKICGFPALDSVFGTTDVFILFDRKEITERYAKHYLST, encoded by the coding sequence ATGAAAGCAAATACACCAATCGCCAAAAAAGAAAGAGTCCTCGAGGTTCGCCTCGCTGAAAATCAACTAGAGATCGAACGAGCTTTAGCTCTTCGCTATGATGTTTTCAACTTAGAAATGGGAGAAGGATTGCCTCAATCCTCAGCTACTCGCAAAGACAGAGATGAATATGATTTATATTGTAATCATCTTATCGTTATCGATAAATCGAGTGAAAATAAGATTGTTGGTACATACCGCATTTTAACTCGAAAAAATGCAAAAGAAGGAGTTGGTTTTTACAGCGAAAACGAATTTGATATCACTTCCATTTATAACTTACCTGACGAAATTGCAGAGGTTGGAAGAAGCTGTGTTCACCCTGATTATAGAGATGGATCTGTAATCTCATTATTGTGGCAAGGCCTTGCTGAATTTATGATCAAACAAAACGTACGCTATCTCATGGGTTGCGGGTCGATTCACTCTACAGATGCGGCAGTGGCATCACAATCCTATGCATTTTTAAAAGCAAAGGATGCAATTGCTCCAGAAGAATTTAGAGTTTTCCCAAATCCTGATTATGTTTTAAAAGGATTTGATAGCGAATTTAAAATCGAAGATTTAAAAGAAATTTCAAAAAATATACCTCCACTTTTGAAAGGTTATATGAGATTGGGTGCTAAAATATGTGGCTTTCCAGCGCTCGATTCGGTTTTTGGTACTACAGACGTGTTCATTCTCTTTGATAGAAAAGAAATTACCGAGAGATACGCAAAACACTATTTGAGTACATGA
- a CDS encoding heme oxygenase (biliverdin-producing), protein MSIALMLREGTAEKHQETERVPYLRAIFRGGLDPQTYAYQLEAFHSIYQVMETLFDSHKSNPVLSKVYYTELYRTKAIEEDLSFFEKKFNTKRRGSITPKTKAYTSHIEEVAKTKPYLLSAQSYVRYLGDLSGGQAIKKVIAKTFQLEGNEGTAFYEFPAIQDHQAFKGIYRKALDELDLDETQKGELLEEAKVVFDLNKDLFIELEADLKQNIGNERFLALVP, encoded by the coding sequence ATGTCCATAGCCTTAATGCTTCGCGAAGGCACCGCTGAAAAACACCAGGAGACAGAAAGAGTTCCCTACCTTCGGGCAATCTTCCGAGGTGGATTGGATCCGCAGACCTATGCCTACCAATTGGAAGCCTTCCATTCCATCTACCAAGTCATGGAAACTCTTTTTGATTCTCACAAATCGAATCCCGTACTATCCAAGGTCTATTACACAGAACTCTATAGAACCAAGGCCATCGAAGAGGATCTTTCATTCTTTGAAAAAAAGTTCAATACCAAAAGGCGAGGTTCCATCACCCCAAAAACAAAGGCCTACACGAGCCACATTGAAGAAGTAGCCAAAACAAAACCTTATCTCCTCAGTGCACAGTCTTACGTTCGTTATTTGGGTGATTTGTCAGGCGGACAGGCAATTAAAAAAGTAATCGCAAAAACCTTTCAACTAGAGGGCAATGAGGGCACTGCTTTTTATGAATTTCCAGCCATTCAGGACCACCAAGCATTTAAAGGAATCTACCGAAAGGCCTTGGACGAGCTAGATCTAGACGAGACTCAAAAAGGAGAACTTTTAGAAGAGGCAAAAGTTGTTTTCGATCTGAACAAAGATTTATTTATAGAACTAGAAGCAGATCTAAAACAAAACATCGGCAACGAAAGATTTTTAGCTTTGGTTCCATAG
- a CDS encoding MFS transporter: protein MSFPFTLVTLVFLSMVPVTMLVPVVKDIVKDRLLGTNYEVAYFTSIPMLGSFLFGPVAGILSDKFQNRKYLIACFCFIDAFLFYSLTLVHDLNVFLWLRFFEGAAHIFIIGLLLSSAADIENDPSNQRYYGKGVLMGVTGMFLSLGGAFGMPLGILGRKNPLIPFYVGSAILVFIGLASLLLLKDGKIHKERKFKFSLLLVAAKENPYLIIPFLFNFIDRFTVGFFMSSFNIHLRENLGFNAGISGLFMGLVLFPMSLLSYPAAILSRKTGILPLVLAGSLFYGIFLGFAGTTNDFWLLLTYLVLCGIGAGVMFVPSMMLASRMSKPGLTATTMAAFTGVGSLGFMFGPLASVNLQSYLEFKLGSQYSFPVLSFSFGFLEILLVLLTVPFFHKILQKMKNRQLEREEISLANSPNLF, encoded by the coding sequence TTGAGCTTTCCCTTCACATTGGTAACACTAGTATTCCTTTCCATGGTACCTGTCACTATGCTTGTACCTGTGGTAAAGGATATTGTAAAAGACCGACTTCTAGGTACAAACTATGAAGTTGCCTACTTCACCAGTATTCCAATGTTGGGAAGCTTTTTGTTTGGCCCAGTTGCTGGTATACTTTCCGATAAATTCCAAAATAGAAAGTATTTGATTGCCTGTTTTTGTTTCATCGATGCATTCCTTTTCTATTCACTTACATTAGTTCATGACTTAAATGTATTTCTTTGGTTAAGATTTTTTGAAGGTGCGGCTCATATTTTCATCATCGGCCTTCTTTTAAGTTCTGCAGCCGACATTGAAAATGATCCATCAAACCAGCGTTATTATGGCAAAGGTGTATTGATGGGAGTCACGGGAATGTTTTTGTCCCTAGGAGGCGCCTTTGGTATGCCACTTGGTATTTTGGGACGCAAAAATCCACTCATTCCATTTTATGTTGGTTCGGCTATCTTAGTTTTCATAGGTTTAGCTAGTCTTTTATTGTTAAAGGATGGCAAGATCCACAAAGAGCGTAAGTTTAAATTCTCATTGCTGTTAGTGGCAGCTAAGGAAAACCCTTACTTGATCATACCATTTTTATTCAATTTCATTGATCGTTTCACTGTCGGTTTTTTTATGTCTTCGTTTAACATACATTTGCGCGAGAACCTAGGATTCAATGCTGGAATTTCAGGATTGTTTATGGGATTGGTTTTATTCCCTATGTCGCTCCTATCCTATCCCGCCGCGATATTATCTCGAAAAACAGGCATTTTGCCTTTAGTACTTGCTGGGTCTCTCTTTTATGGAATCTTTTTGGGCTTTGCTGGCACAACGAATGATTTTTGGCTTTTACTCACTTATCTAGTGTTATGTGGGATAGGGGCGGGAGTGATGTTTGTACCGTCCATGATGTTAGCAAGCCGAATGTCAAAACCTGGGCTCACGGCAACGACCATGGCGGCCTTTACTGGTGTAGGATCATTGGGTTTTATGTTTGGACCTCTAGCATCGGTCAATTTACAATCATATTTAGAATTTAAACTTGGTTCTCAATATTCTTTTCCTGTTCTTTCTTTTTCATTTGGGTTTTTAGAGATTCTACTCGTTCTTTTAACGGTTCCATTTTTTCATAAAATATTACAAAAAATGAAGAATCGGCAGTTGGAAAGGGAAGAGATATCACTTGCCAATTCTCCAAACTTATTTTAA
- a CDS encoding LIC13410 family lipoprotein — MKRYILISLCLFSLLTVVACSSGNKVTSTSTKIHPHTALRKLEIDMIKVGDNLVKTEAVVGKPTEKSSDPSGTVMVWYFAEDQEVPEQYYTLKEKPEKPETYKFLKLTFDPKNKITAKDFKL; from the coding sequence TTGAAAAGATACATTCTCATTTCCCTTTGTTTGTTTTCTCTATTAACAGTTGTTGCTTGTTCTTCTGGAAATAAGGTAACTTCTACCAGCACAAAAATTCATCCGCATACTGCTCTCAGAAAACTTGAGATCGATATGATCAAGGTCGGTGACAATTTAGTAAAAACAGAAGCTGTTGTCGGTAAACCCACTGAAAAGAGTTCTGATCCATCCGGTACAGTAATGGTGTGGTACTTTGCTGAGGACCAAGAAGTTCCAGAACAATACTATACCCTAAAGGAAAAGCCAGAAAAACCTGAAACCTATAAGTTTCTAAAACTGACTTTTGATCCCAAAAACAAAATTACGGCAAAAGATTTTAAACTTTAA
- a CDS encoding LIC13411 family adhesin has protein sequence MQFWALLLSFLFLTQCASYWKNRKNDLFDTVTIGAETPMYGAAVKVGPIPVGLLFLGGESELGKKDLGRGWGLRSGKVGSYHSQQLVYTFLGGESFHSGEPIKDEKGNWMVDEKKIPLTEDDRSNIKSYKMRYFVFWNDPVKDRKKRKKAKFQRELTYDLVKQTGKTEFLVYLPKEDKKPFGYPDGFLWNVEFVAGLYGGGRFGINVGEIADFLLGFTTLDLYDDDVEGKEKTSFPGFPFPAASPSESEDED, from the coding sequence ATGCAATTTTGGGCACTTCTTTTATCTTTCCTCTTCCTCACTCAATGTGCAAGTTATTGGAAAAATCGGAAAAACGATTTGTTTGATACTGTAACAATCGGAGCTGAGACACCGATGTATGGAGCTGCTGTAAAAGTAGGGCCTATTCCGGTGGGTTTGCTCTTTTTAGGTGGAGAAAGCGAACTAGGAAAAAAAGATTTAGGTAGAGGTTGGGGTCTACGATCAGGCAAAGTCGGTTCTTACCACTCACAACAGTTAGTCTATACTTTTTTGGGAGGCGAAAGCTTCCACTCAGGCGAGCCAATAAAAGATGAGAAAGGCAATTGGATGGTAGATGAAAAAAAAATCCCACTCACAGAAGATGATCGTTCGAATATAAAAAGTTACAAAATGCGCTACTTTGTCTTTTGGAACGATCCAGTAAAAGATAGAAAAAAGAGAAAGAAAGCTAAGTTCCAAAGAGAACTCACATATGATCTAGTGAAACAAACTGGCAAAACAGAATTTTTGGTCTATTTACCTAAGGAAGATAAAAAGCCATTTGGTTATCCCGATGGATTTTTATGGAATGTTGAGTTTGTGGCCGGTTTGTACGGCGGAGGTAGGTTTGGCATCAACGTGGGGGAAATCGCAGACTTCCTGTTGGGTTTCACCACCTTAGATTTGTATGACGATGACGTAGAAGGGAAAGAAAAAACCAGTTTCCCAGGATTTCCTTTCCCTGCAGCTTCCCCCTCTGAATCAGAGGATGAGGATTAA